From one Mytilus trossulus isolate FHL-02 chromosome 10, PNRI_Mtr1.1.1.hap1, whole genome shotgun sequence genomic stretch:
- the LOC134688098 gene encoding perlucin-like protein, with protein MLFVVQFTLLVVVIKQASSQTCLSNESKDDFDKSRKSLTDVQENIGKVLNKLENDNKKTLDMFKETLNTMGQKIKKLDTDFKVLGKDFRKTKWHKYNGHCYYYSPDTADWFTAERKCRDIGGYVVKIDDKEENSNIAANKANSGYHYWIGLIDLKEGEWRWTYDQSKASFTTWYPGYGAKGTDSNCVMLHASRTDWFDYSCHYSAYYICESNFCF; from the exons ATGCTGTTCGTTGTCCAGTTTACTTTGCTGGTTGTGGTGATTAAGCAGGCTTCTAGTCAAACCTGTCTTTCCAATGAGTCAAAGGATGACTTTGACAAGTCACGGAAATCCTTGACAGATGTACAGGAAAATATCGGAAAAGTTCTCAACAAACttgaaaatgacaataaaaagaCACTAGACATGTTTAAAGAAACTCTTAACACTATGGGCCAAAAGATAAAGAAACTTGACACAGATTTTAAAGTCCTTGGAAAAGATTTTCGCA AAACAAAATGGCACAAATATAATGGTCATTGTTACTATTACAGTCCGGACACAGCAGATTGGTTTACTGCTGAA AGAAAATGTAGAGACATTGGAGGATATGTTGTCAAAATTGACGACAAAGAAGAAAACAGCAACATTGCGGCAAACAAAGCAAACAGTG GTTATCACTACTGGATTGGCTTGATAGATCTCAAAGAAGGAGAATGGCGCTGGACCTATGATCAGTCGAAAGCTTCGTTTACAACGTGGTATCCTGGTTATGGTGCCAAGGGGACAGACAGTAATTGTGTGATGTTACATGCAAGTAGAACAGATTGGTTTGATTACAGTTGTCATTACAGTGCATATTATATTTGTGAAAGCAATTTTT GTTTTTGA